Proteins encoded within one genomic window of Mycoplasma phocoenae:
- a CDS encoding RluA family pseudouridine synthase, with protein sequence MLKIKATKNDEGRTLLSFVKKSANNVPISRIEKIFRNKDIRVNGEKTNDKQYKLKANDLIVIYSIEDAQKKEHIQKTNVTFKKIYEDDDILIVDKKAGVAMSGEDDSLNNQVLTYLKFVKTDTFTPSSIGRLDKVTSGLVIYAKNYATLVEFNKKINDFEKIYQFQSDFEGDETLTVRLKKDIEKQKMKVDRENKFGVRAQTRLWVENGKKYAQIFTGKKHQIRATLEYLQKPILGDRKYGGKRSHRVFLHAYSITLHNLDKKWDHLNDQQFISFPKW encoded by the coding sequence ATGTTGAAAATTAAAGCTACTAAAAATGATGAAGGAAGAACATTACTTTCGTTTGTTAAAAAATCAGCTAACAATGTTCCAATCTCGCGTATTGAAAAAATATTTCGTAACAAAGATATTAGAGTTAATGGTGAAAAAACAAACGATAAACAATACAAACTGAAAGCCAATGATTTGATTGTAATTTATTCAATTGAAGATGCTCAAAAGAAAGAACATATCCAAAAAACCAATGTTACTTTTAAAAAAATATATGAAGATGATGATATCTTGATTGTCGACAAAAAAGCTGGAGTGGCTATGTCAGGCGAAGATGATTCATTAAATAATCAAGTTTTAACATATTTAAAATTTGTGAAAACTGATACTTTTACTCCGTCATCAATAGGCCGTTTAGACAAAGTTACATCTGGATTAGTTATATATGCTAAAAATTACGCAACATTAGTCGAATTTAATAAAAAAATCAATGATTTTGAAAAAATATATCAATTCCAAAGTGATTTTGAAGGTGATGAAACATTGACAGTAAGATTGAAAAAAGATATTGAAAAACAAAAAATGAAAGTAGATCGAGAAAACAAATTCGGCGTGCGCGCACAAACAAGATTATGAGTTGAAAACGGTAAGAAATATGCACAAATATTTACAGGTAAAAAGCATCAAATTCGAGCAACATTGGAATATTTACAAAAACCTATCCTAGGAGATAGAAAATACGGCGGAAAACGTTCACACAGAGTCTTTTTACATGCATATAGCATTACATTACATAATTTAGATAAAAAATGAGATCACTTAAACGATCAACAATTCATTTCATTCCCTAAATGATAG
- the recU gene encoding Holliday junction resolvase RecU: protein MKNKGMLLESIINKSNDNYFRNQIAYVQKKNLDIKFKKVLKNSGNLTLEGANIFSKSTVDYYGIYNGKFLAFEAKECNESPLLFQNLKKHQMRYLELIEYFGGFAFYIILFKKESLFFLIKATDLHKFFQNKKSLKIEDCVEIGQQIDLIFPGILNYIDYLIN, encoded by the coding sequence ATGAAAAATAAAGGAATGCTCTTAGAGTCGATAATAAATAAATCTAACGATAATTATTTTAGAAATCAAATTGCTTATGTGCAGAAAAAAAATTTAGACATAAAATTCAAAAAAGTACTCAAAAACAGTGGTAATTTAACATTGGAAGGCGCAAATATATTTAGCAAATCAACTGTAGATTATTATGGTATATACAATGGGAAATTTTTAGCGTTCGAAGCAAAAGAATGTAATGAAAGTCCGTTATTATTTCAAAATTTAAAAAAACACCAAATGCGATATTTGGAGCTTATTGAATATTTTGGAGGATTTGCATTTTATATTATTTTATTTAAAAAAGAAAGCTTATTCTTTTTAATAAAAGCAACTGATTTACATAAATTTTTTCAAAATAAAAAATCCCTCAAAATTGAAGATTGTGTTGAAATTGGTCAACAAATCGATTTAATTTTTCCCGGAATTTTAAATTATATAGATTATTTAATTAATTAA
- a CDS encoding segregation/condensation protein A, whose translation MTQEKPQETSLYSENLVFNIGDFNGPLDLLVSLIKNKDTNIFDIDLNELATQYLQIIQNLSDSDFDTASEYLVMAANLIHLKARMILKDPEEEEQVKEEKKRLLQQIAEYQSFKKISQTLREQEIARKQLFQKQPSDLTDFVRPIDDSVLDGHSSPTRLTIILRRMFERTYAESLKQISLKTQNVSPEEQKQRIINLLKTKDELTFEDIFTVPSTGHFVISLIALLDLSRQQQVVIEQNDDIEIINVRKGKEYGTLY comes from the coding sequence ATGACTCAAGAAAAGCCACAAGAAACAAGTTTATATAGCGAAAATTTAGTTTTTAATATAGGTGACTTTAACGGCCCCTTGGATTTGTTAGTCAGTTTAATCAAAAACAAAGATACTAATATTTTTGACATTGATTTAAATGAATTGGCAACTCAATATTTACAAATTATTCAAAATTTATCTGATAGCGATTTTGACACTGCTAGCGAGTACTTAGTGATGGCCGCTAATTTAATTCATTTAAAAGCAAGAATGATATTAAAAGATCCTGAAGAAGAAGAACAAGTTAAGGAAGAGAAAAAACGTCTTCTTCAACAAATAGCCGAATATCAAAGTTTTAAAAAAATTTCGCAAACCTTGAGAGAACAAGAGATTGCTCGGAAACAATTATTTCAAAAACAACCCAGTGATTTAACTGATTTTGTTAGACCTATAGATGATTCAGTATTGGATGGGCATTCTTCCCCAACTAGATTGACAATTATTTTAAGAAGAATGTTTGAAAGAACTTATGCTGAGTCTTTAAAACAAATCTCGCTAAAAACACAAAACGTATCACCTGAAGAACAAAAACAAAGAATTATAAACTTATTAAAAACTAAAGACGAATTAACATTTGAAGATATATTCACAGTGCCTTCTACTGGACATTTTGTAATTAGTTTAATTGCGTTGTTAGATCTTTCTAGACAACAACAAGTCGTTATCGAACAAAACGATGATATTGAAATCATAAACGTAAGAAAAGGAAAAGAATATGGAACACTATACTAA
- a CDS encoding NAD(P)H-dependent glycerol-3-phosphate dehydrogenase codes for MSRVTIIGSGSMGSAVAKILHTNGHSVVIYGIDEQEITELKVGKNTKYFPEEIMLPNFETTNILKDSLHNTEYIVLAVPSKFMDSVLNDVIQNLNSKVVLINIAKGFYPGTIIPLHTAIKDKTSDNTCVRGVVSLIGPSHAEEIVKNSITVVDAVEENIELAKEIQKLFSNHYFRVYTQTDVIGAEIGSIYKNILAIASGILYQKKYGINTRAALITRGLVEMKKYAEYNGGKLETLFGLTGIGDLIVTAFSEFSRNFSFGVLFAKQGQKALETNMTVEGLTALNAIYNNVIKANKMELPITHGLYKVIYEQVDIENMLKQLIQRDLKSEE; via the coding sequence ATGAGTAGAGTTACAATAATTGGTTCCGGATCAATGGGAAGTGCAGTCGCTAAAATTCTGCACACTAATGGACATTCGGTCGTAATTTACGGTATTGACGAACAAGAAATTACTGAGTTAAAAGTAGGTAAAAATACAAAATACTTTCCAGAGGAAATAATGTTACCTAATTTCGAAACCACAAACATACTAAAAGATTCACTTCATAATACTGAATATATAGTACTAGCTGTTCCTTCGAAGTTTATGGATAGTGTATTAAATGATGTAATACAAAATTTAAATTCCAAAGTAGTTCTTATTAATATTGCTAAAGGATTTTATCCAGGTACTATAATCCCCTTGCATACTGCAATAAAAGACAAAACTTCGGATAATACATGTGTGAGAGGTGTTGTTTCATTAATAGGACCAAGCCATGCAGAAGAAATTGTTAAAAATTCAATAACAGTCGTAGACGCAGTTGAGGAAAACATTGAATTAGCAAAAGAAATTCAAAAACTATTTTCTAATCATTACTTCAGGGTGTATACACAAACAGATGTAATTGGTGCTGAAATAGGTTCGATATATAAAAATATATTAGCTATTGCTTCAGGGATTTTGTATCAAAAAAAATATGGAATAAATACAAGAGCTGCTTTAATAACAAGGGGTCTTGTCGAGATGAAAAAATATGCTGAATATAACGGGGGAAAATTAGAAACCTTATTTGGACTTACTGGTATAGGTGATCTTATCGTTACTGCCTTCAGCGAATTTTCTAGAAACTTCAGTTTCGGTGTTTTATTTGCTAAACAAGGTCAAAAAGCACTTGAAACTAACATGACAGTTGAGGGTTTAACTGCTTTAAATGCAATATACAATAACGTCATTAAAGCAAACAAAATGGAATTGCCAATAACTCACGGGCTTTACAAAGTCATTTATGAACAAGTTGATATAGAAAATATGTTAAAACAATTAATACAACGAGATTTAAAAAGCGAAGAATAG
- the der gene encoding ribosome biogenesis GTPase Der, translating into MKDLVAIVGKPNVGKSTLFNKLINKRKAIVHDTPGVTRDRIYDEASWAGVDFKIVDTGGITVFTDDKMQDQITIQAQIAIEEASIIVFMLDGTQDLTKEDYYVANLLRKSNKKCLLAVNKLEGQRGIFDPIFYSLGFDEIFAISSIHGEGLGELLDSIVEKVDKNNQDEDKKFKLSILGKPNVGKSSLLNAIAGSYRSIVSDVSGTTRDSVSEIISIKGEEFEIIDTAGIKRKSKLVESVEHYALMRALNSLEESDLTLLVLDATENMSHFHKRIIGFAYEQRKPLIIVVNKWDLIEKDTYTMSKFKEILKEELKFVDWAPIVFISAKYNQRLDKLKDTIVKVKVNMERKIPTHKLNEVLVMMQIVNPASSIKGKRLNIKFMQQVEAKIPTFVLHVNNRDYAHFSYLRYVENQIRMNFDFEGTPINILLRSKNEDKDE; encoded by the coding sequence ATGAAAGATTTAGTTGCTATTGTAGGAAAACCAAATGTTGGTAAGTCAACATTATTCAATAAATTGATTAACAAAAGAAAAGCCATTGTACACGACACACCCGGAGTTACTCGTGATCGTATTTATGATGAAGCATCATGAGCGGGCGTAGATTTCAAAATTGTGGATACTGGTGGTATTACTGTATTTACTGATGATAAAATGCAAGATCAAATAACTATTCAAGCGCAAATTGCTATTGAAGAAGCAAGTATTATAGTATTTATGTTAGACGGAACACAAGATTTAACTAAAGAAGATTATTACGTTGCAAATTTATTGCGTAAAAGTAATAAAAAATGCCTTTTAGCAGTCAATAAATTAGAGGGACAAAGAGGAATATTTGACCCAATATTTTATTCACTTGGGTTTGATGAAATATTTGCAATCAGTTCAATACATGGAGAAGGTCTTGGGGAATTACTGGATTCAATCGTTGAGAAGGTGGATAAAAATAATCAAGATGAAGATAAGAAATTCAAATTGAGTATTCTTGGAAAACCAAATGTTGGTAAATCATCTTTACTGAATGCGATAGCTGGTTCATATCGTTCAATTGTGAGTGATGTAAGTGGAACAACGAGAGATTCAGTTAGTGAAATTATTTCAATCAAAGGTGAAGAATTCGAAATCATTGATACAGCCGGTATAAAAAGAAAATCAAAACTTGTAGAAAGTGTTGAACATTATGCTTTAATGAGAGCTTTAAACTCTTTAGAAGAATCAGACTTAACGTTATTAGTGCTTGATGCTACTGAAAATATGAGTCACTTTCACAAACGTATTATTGGATTTGCTTATGAACAAAGAAAACCATTGATTATAGTGGTTAATAAATGAGATCTGATTGAAAAAGATACATATACAATGAGCAAGTTTAAAGAAATCCTTAAAGAAGAACTGAAATTTGTTGATTGAGCACCGATAGTATTTATAAGTGCTAAATACAATCAACGTTTAGATAAATTAAAAGATACCATTGTTAAAGTAAAAGTAAACATGGAAAGAAAAATCCCTACTCACAAATTAAACGAAGTATTAGTTATGATGCAAATTGTTAATCCTGCATCATCGATTAAAGGTAAACGTTTGAACATAAAATTTATGCAACAAGTAGAAGCTAAAATACCTACTTTTGTACTGCATGTTAATAATAGAGATTATGCACACTTTAGTTATTTACGTTATGTCGAAAATCAAATAAGAATGAATTTTGATTTTGAAGGAACACCGATTAATATCTTATTAAGAAGTAAAAACGAGGATAAAGATGAGTAG
- a CDS encoding HU family DNA-binding protein, with protein MNKKELIVTVAERLGYTNVETMRIYDTIESVIFEELKKGNKVSISGFGTFVIQSKPEKETINTFSKEKLIIPAKNEPKFKFSKNAKAKFN; from the coding sequence ATGAATAAAAAAGAATTAATAGTTACAGTCGCAGAAAGACTGGGTTATACAAATGTTGAGACAATGAGAATTTATGACACTATTGAAAGCGTTATATTTGAAGAATTAAAAAAAGGTAATAAAGTCTCAATATCTGGTTTTGGAACATTTGTGATTCAAAGTAAACCAGAAAAAGAAACAATCAATACATTTAGCAAGGAAAAATTAATCATTCCAGCAAAAAATGAACCTAAGTTCAAATTTTCTAAAAATGCTAAAGCAAAATTTAATTAA
- the cmk gene encoding (d)CMP kinase yields the protein MKKRINIAIDGPSGVGKSSVAQLLAKHFGYFFISSGSLYRLTALLALRNNIDTKNEEAVSKLWRFEDVKIDEKENWYFKEENVTKQLRLDEVSQEASNVAVHPKIRKRVVNFLQWYSKSYPGLIIDGRDATYKILPDAELKIFLWADANIRAQRRVEQNKELGLISDYDIVLKQIKERDEQDMNREKDPLICSEGSIKIDSSNLTIEQVYEVIKKLAQERIG from the coding sequence ATGAAGAAAAGAATTAATATCGCAATAGATGGGCCAAGTGGAGTTGGAAAATCTAGTGTTGCACAACTTTTGGCCAAACATTTTGGATATTTTTTCATTTCAAGTGGATCACTATATCGTTTAACAGCGTTATTAGCCTTAAGAAATAATATTGATACAAAAAATGAAGAAGCAGTTTCTAAATTGTGACGATTTGAAGATGTTAAAATTGATGAAAAAGAAAATTGATATTTCAAAGAGGAAAATGTTACAAAACAATTAAGACTTGACGAAGTGTCACAAGAAGCTTCTAATGTAGCGGTTCATCCTAAAATCAGAAAAAGAGTTGTGAATTTTTTACAATGATATTCAAAATCTTATCCCGGCCTAATCATTGATGGACGCGATGCGACGTATAAAATTTTACCTGATGCTGAATTGAAAATATTTTTATGAGCTGACGCTAATATAAGGGCACAAAGAAGAGTGGAACAAAACAAAGAATTAGGTTTAATTTCTGATTATGATATTGTTTTAAAACAAATAAAAGAACGTGATGAACAAGATATGAATAGAGAAAAAGACCCATTGATATGTTCAGAAGGTTCAATCAAAATAGATTCTTCTAATTTGACAATCGAGCAAGTTTATGAAGTTATTAAAAAATTAGCTCAAGAAAGGATTGGTTAA
- the scpB gene encoding SMC-Scp complex subunit ScpB: MEHYTKIIEALIYVQGDDGLSASQLKEVLKLESITISRKLLKEFKEEFNKQDRGINVYEFNDIFKFLTTEEAKEVISDLVTIVKRQNLSQAAIETAGIIAYKQPVTRSMINNIRGVVSDGIVINLLTKGIIEEVGVAPTPGSPILYGITDKFYDYFKIQSLSELPPFPEFNNYNEEGNLEEDEFDLFNSQRQSEELNQIENTEEKEMIEVEYVEN, translated from the coding sequence ATGGAACACTATACTAAAATAATTGAAGCCTTAATTTATGTTCAAGGAGATGATGGGTTAAGTGCTAGTCAATTAAAAGAAGTTTTAAAACTTGAATCTATAACTATTTCAAGAAAACTTTTAAAAGAATTTAAAGAAGAATTTAATAAACAAGATAGAGGTATTAATGTTTATGAATTCAATGATATTTTTAAATTTTTAACTACTGAAGAAGCTAAAGAAGTCATCAGCGATTTGGTAACAATTGTTAAAAGACAAAATTTGTCACAAGCTGCTATTGAAACAGCTGGAATTATTGCTTATAAACAACCAGTAACTCGTTCTATGATAAACAATATCAGGGGCGTGGTAAGTGATGGTATTGTTATAAATTTATTAACTAAAGGAATCATTGAAGAAGTTGGTGTAGCTCCTACGCCGGGAAGCCCTATTTTGTATGGTATCACTGATAAATTTTATGATTATTTTAAAATCCAATCTTTATCAGAATTGCCTCCCTTCCCTGAGTTCAACAATTACAACGAAGAAGGAAATTTAGAGGAAGATGAATTTGACTTATTTAACTCTCAACGTCAATCTGAAGAATTAAATCAAATTGAAAATACTGAAGAAAAAGAAATGATAGAGGTTGAATATGTTGAAAATTAA
- a CDS encoding lysophospholipid acyltransferase family protein encodes MNLKTKMILLSPYLGLKLLGIMRRSKQYQKSPAMFSAQDRHDWLLARAKKFLKIMKINVVVKGYENLPKNTAILYPNHVSDLDPVIMMAALAKQTKDKNVNNKMTTFLAKQELQDHKTTRRILDLIDTFFINRKSLRKTLITMDSLGTFAKENKSYAVIFPEGTRSKTSELLDFKPGAFKIAKSKFYKIVPVTINNSGLAADPKRCNSIDVEVIFHKPINDLSVQRSNTIEIAQYVQRTVESQYLKQDVYVSEKVKKENPNKLSYAEKQERKEAKKQAKLEKKGL; translated from the coding sequence ATGAATTTAAAAACAAAAATGATTTTATTAAGCCCTTATTTAGGTCTTAAATTACTGGGAATCATGAGAAGATCTAAACAATATCAAAAATCACCAGCAATGTTTTCTGCACAAGATAGACATGATTGATTATTGGCGAGAGCAAAAAAATTTTTAAAAATTATGAAAATAAACGTTGTTGTTAAAGGATATGAAAATTTACCAAAAAATACAGCGATACTATATCCGAACCATGTTAGCGATTTAGACCCAGTCATAATGATGGCCGCACTAGCTAAACAAACTAAAGATAAAAACGTTAATAACAAAATGACAACATTTTTAGCTAAACAAGAATTACAAGATCATAAAACAACAAGAAGAATTTTAGATTTGATTGATACATTTTTTATCAATCGTAAAAGTTTAAGAAAAACACTTATCACCATGGACTCATTAGGTACATTTGCTAAAGAAAACAAATCTTATGCAGTAATATTCCCTGAGGGAACAAGAAGCAAAACAAGCGAATTGTTAGACTTTAAACCAGGAGCGTTTAAAATTGCAAAATCTAAGTTTTACAAAATTGTGCCTGTAACAATTAATAACTCAGGATTGGCAGCCGATCCAAAACGTTGCAATAGTATAGATGTTGAGGTTATTTTCCATAAACCAATCAATGATTTATCAGTACAAAGAAGTAACACAATTGAGATTGCTCAATACGTTCAAAGAACTGTTGAATCTCAATATTTAAAACAAGACGTTTATGTAAGCGAAAAAGTTAAAAAAGAAAATCCTAATAAATTATCATACGCAGAAAAACAAGAAAGAAAAGAAGCTAAAAAACAAGCTAAACTTGAAAAGAAAGGTCTATAA
- a CDS encoding 4'-phosphopantetheinyl transferase superfamily protein, whose protein sequence is MIKHGIDIALVKRFKKINRKTIERFLSPNEAEIFKKLRNEKFLKENTKTLFLATRWAIKEALFKADNQNYKYSEIDIKKINDVYTYENYSISVSHDGEYVIASAIKIKE, encoded by the coding sequence ATGATTAAACACGGAATTGACATTGCACTTGTAAAAAGATTTAAAAAAATCAATCGGAAAACAATAGAGAGATTTTTATCGCCAAATGAAGCTGAAATTTTTAAAAAACTTCGTAACGAGAAATTTTTAAAAGAAAATACAAAAACTTTATTTTTAGCAACGAGGTGAGCTATTAAAGAAGCCTTATTTAAAGCAGACAATCAAAATTACAAGTACTCTGAAATTGATATTAAGAAAATAAACGACGTGTATACTTATGAAAATTATTCAATTTCAGTTAGTCATGATGGAGAATATGTAATTGCAAGTGCAATTAAAATAAAGGAGTAA